Within the Dialister hominis genome, the region AGCGCCATCGAAAAGACAGGCGCACCCGATGCGGAAGCCCTCATGAAAATGACCGGCCAGCAGCTGAAGCGCTTCGCCATCAAGCGCGGCGCCAAACGCCTTCTTGCACCGTGAAAGGAGATCCCTATGATATCCTGTATCCTTGCCGTCCCGTGCGGCCATCTGAAACTGACAGAAGAAAACGGATTCATCACTGCATGTGACTGGACAGAGGAAGCACCCTTCCCTGCCGAGACCGCGCTTCTTAAAAAAGCAGAAAAGGAACTGGAGGAATACTTCAAGGGAAAAAGGAAGACCTTCGACCTTCCCGTGCAACCCAAAGGAACTGCCTTTGAGAAGGACGTGTGGAGCGTACTTGAAAAGATTCCTTACGGACATCTCATGACTTACGGGGAAATCGCCAAGGAAATCGGCCGCCCCAAAGCCTCCCGCGCCGTAGGAAATGCCTGCGGCAAGAA harbors:
- a CDS encoding methylated-DNA--[protein]-cysteine S-methyltransferase; this translates as MISCILAVPCGHLKLTEENGFITACDWTEEAPFPAETALLKKAEKELEEYFKGKRKTFDLPVQPKGTAFEKDVWSVLEKIPYGHLMTYGEIAKEIGRPKASRAVGNACGKNPVCVIIPCHRVVGKNNDGGYSNGMKYKYALWKEEGIERK